The window TCTAAGAACAAAAATCCAAAGTATAGACTTGCAGTTTTAACAAACGAGTCGAGCGCATCTGCTTCAGAGATTTTTGCCCAGGCAATAAAAGACAGAAAAGTAGGGGTTGTGATTGGCACAAAAACGTATGGCAAAGGAACTGTACAGACCTTAGTAAGTCTTCCTGAGACAGACACAAAAAAAGGGTACGTGGCGAAAGTGACTGTTGCAAAGTACAAATCACCGTCTGGCTATTATGTTGAAGGGAAAGGTGTTGTGCCAGACATAGAGGTTCAGGACGACTCACTCTCCCAGTTTGGACCTGATAAGATTTTGAGCCTGAGCGCAACCAAGAAGTTCAAAAAAGGTGATATGGACTTGGAGGTTTTGGCAGCTCAGCAAAGGCTTTTCTACCTTGGATATTTGGATAACTGGACAGCTAAGATGGATGATAGCACAGTAGCTGCAGTTAAAAAGTTCCAGAAAGACAATAAGCTTTATCCTTCTGGAGTGCTTGATATAACCACACAGAAAAAGTTAAATGAAAAGTTTTCAGAGTTTGTAAATTCCAAATATGTTGACAAACAGTTACAGCGAGCAATCCAGTATTTCAAAACTGGAAAGTAAGAAAGTTACAGGGCTTTTGCCGACATTTTAAAAGTGAGTACGGCAAAAGCCTTTTTGTTTTCTAAAAAATTGTATATAAAATTCATTGAAAATATGCAAATTAAAAATTAAAATATATTTAAGGTATATTTACAAAAAAGAAAAATAGAAAGGATAGGGCGGCTTATGGCGTTTGGAACAGATATAGGAATAGATTTGGGCACAGCAACAGTTTTGGTATATGTTAGAGGAAAGGGTATAGTGTTAAGAGAGCCATCAGTTGTTGCGATAGAACAGACAAGAAAACAGATTTTAGCAGTTGGAGAAGAAGCAAGACGAATGATTGGAAGGACACCGGGCAATATCGTGGCTGTAAGACCTCTTCGCGATGGTGTCATTTCAGACTATGAGGTCACAGAGGCAATGCTGAAATATTTTTTGGGGAAGGTACTTGGCAAGAGAGTATTTTTCAAACCGAGGGTTGTTGTGTGTGTGCCATCTGGAGTAACTGAGGTTGAAAAAAGAGCAGTCTTAGATGCAACATACGAAGCGGGCGCAAAACAGACATTTTTAATAGAAGAGCCAATTGCAGCTGCGATTGGTGCAGGGCTTGACATATCAAGACCGGTAGGATGTATGGTGATTGACATCGGTGGTGGAACAACAGACATTGCGGTGATTTCTCTTGGCGGGGCTGTTGTAAGTGAATCAATCAAAGTTGCGGGGGATAAATTTGACGAAGCAATTATCCGATATATAAGAAAGAAACACAGTGTTGCAATTGGTGAAAGAACGGCGGAAGAACTCAAAATAAACATTGGATGTGCTTACAAAAAGCCTCGGGTAGAATCTATGGAAGTGCGTGGAAGAAGCCTTTTAACAGGTCTTCCAAAGACGATAACGGTGACATCTGACGAAATGCTTTTAGCTTTAGAAGAGCCTGTTTCGGCTATAATTGAAGCTGTGCACAGGGTCTTGGAAAATACACCACCTGAACTTGCAGCAGACATTACCTCAACTGGAATAGTTATGACAGGTGGTGGAAGCCTTTTGTGGGGGCTTGACAAGCTTATCTCTGAAAAAACAGGAATTCCAACAAGGATTGCCGATGACCCTGTGTCATGCGTTGCGCTTGGGACAGGTAAGGCTTTAGAATCCTTAGATGTTTTGGAAGCAAGTCTTATAAAAGACCCAAGAGTCAGGTAAAAAAGGAGATTGCAGAAAAGATGATTAGAGGAATTTACACATCGGCATCGGGGATGATTTTGAATCAAAAACTAATGGACATAACAGCAAACAACGTGGCAAATGTGAGTACAACTGGATTTAAAAGAGATGTTGCGCAGGTTGAAAGTTTCAGAAACATGCTTGTCTACAGGATATACGACAAAGTTTCTTCGCCTGACAATGCAATAGGGTATATGTCGTTAGGTAGCGACGTGTCAAGGATTGTGAGTGATTTTTCCCAGGGGCTTTACATAAAAACAGATGAGCCTTTGAACTTGGCAATAAGAGGGAATGGATTTTTTACTGTTGAAATGCCAAATAATCAAGGGACTCAGCAAATCCTTTATACCAGAAACGGTGCATTTACTTTAAATTCGCGGGGAGAGCTTGTGACACTTGATGGTTTTTACGTCCTTGGACAGAACGGAAGAATTGTTCTTCAAAGCGGTGGACAAGTGAGAATTGATGAACAGGGAAATGTCTATCAGAATGGAAGACTTGTTGACAGACTAAGGGTTGTTGATTTTCAGGATAAGCAACTTCTTCGCAAAGTTGGCAATAACCTGTTTGAAGCAGATGCGCTTAGCCAACCGATACCATTTTCAGGTAAGATTATTCAGGGGTATTTGGAAGGCTCTAATGTAAATTCAGTTCAAGAGATGGTCAATATGATAAGTGTACTGCGGGCGTATGAAGCAAACCAGAAGGCGTTTACCATTCAAGATGAGACGTTGCAAAAGGCAGTAAATGAGATTGCGAGAAAGTAGTTAGGATGTAACTTGCGAAAAGAATTAAGAGGTAAAAGGAGGAAAAAAGATAAGATGATGAGAGCACTTTATTCTGCTGCTCTTGGAATGAAAGCGCAGCAGACAAATGTTGATATCATATCCAACAACCTTGCAAATGTGAATACAACAGCTTTCAAAAAAGACAAGGCTGAGTTTAAAGACCTTTTGTATGAGACTTTGTCGCGTGCAGATGTTGTTGCAGGTGATGGAAAGCCAGTAAGTCTTCAGATAGGTCATGGCGTTACAATCTCTGCTATAACAAAAAGCTTTGCAGAAGGGAACTTGGAGAGAACTGAAAACCCACTTGATCTGGCAATTCAGGGGGAAGGATTTTTTGTTGTATCAACCCCCAACGGTCCAAGATATACAAGAGATGGAAGTTTTAAAGTTTCCAATGTTGAGGGGCAAATAAAACTTGTGACCTCAGATGGATATCCAGTTTTAGCAGAGGGTGACACTGAGATTGTTCTTCCAGAGACTGCAATCTCAAGCATCACAATAGATGAAACAGGAAGGATTACGTACAAGGATCAAGAAGGACAAATTCAGGATTCAGGTCTTAAAATCAAGATAGTAAGGTTTATAAATCCTCAAGGACTTTTGGCAGAGGGTAAAAACCTGTATAATGTTTCTGCTGCATCTGGCGAACCTGTATCTGAAGAGGAGATGGAAGGTCAAAAGAGCAGGATTTTGCAAGGTTTTTTGGAGATGTCAAACGTGCAGGTTGTGGATGAAATGGTAAAGTTAATCATTGCTCAGAGGGCGTATGAGATAAATTCCAAGGCAATTCAAACAGCTGACGATATGCTTTCCATGGCAAACAATCTCAAAAGATAAATCTTTCAAGGCAGGTAATTACAAATGAGTGATGTGTCAAGCATTAAGATTCAGGCAGGTTATCAGCAGGGAATTAGCAACTCTATCATAGACAAGCTTGAAAAAGCGTATTCTGAGAAAGACAAACAGAAACTCAAAGAGGCTTGTGAGGAATTTGAAGCAATAATGCTTTCTACCATTTTTAAACAGATGCAAAAGTCGATACCAAAAGGCGGGCTTTTTAAAGAGGGTATTGCAGATGATATCTTTAACGACATGTTTGTTGATGAGATTTCAAAAAATGCTTCAATAGCCGTTTGCAAAATGAATAGATGTACAAACCATAAAATAGGAATACAGGAATAAAAGTCAAGAGGGTGTATAGGTAAATTGTGCTATTTGCACACAATAACAACATTATCAGCAACGTATGTAACTATAAATTTATTACCAAATAATTCAAAAGCCAAAAAAGGCAAAGCTATATCAAACCCTTTAAAAAGGGTTTTTAGTGTGGGCAATTTGTTAGGGATTAAAAATGCATTTTTTAGAGTTAAGAGAAATCTCAGGCAATAAGTTTTTTAAGTTTTTGAAGTTTTTTGTAAGAGATATTTTGGTGATGTTTTAGTATGGCATAAGAGAGAATAAAGAGTAAAAGCATACAAATAGCAGAGAGTAAGAAGTCAGAAAAAAGTGAAATATGGTCATATGAGAAAATGGTATCATGACCGAGAAAAGACTTTAGATTAAAAATAGTTTGCTCGATAGTAACTCTGGATTTGTAAAGTTGATAAAACTGGTCAGAATTTCTATCGATACCTGGATAATACCGCAGGTTGGCATCTGGGTATGTATAGAACATCCTACCTGACTTAGAAGTAGTACAAGGATGTGGGCAGGTGCAAAAGCGTTTATTGTCTTTAATCTGAGAGCAAGGGCAGCGCCATTTAATTCTTGGGGAGCGATTTTTACCATTACAAAGACCTTCGTAGATAAAAGGTTTATTTAGTTTATTACAGAAGGGTATACCGTTTTGTGAGATAGTGATGTTAGGGTCAGAGGTAGGGGTATATGAGGTTTGGTTAGAATTTCTGGGGTTAATAGGGATTATGACTTTAGAGAAATTGAAATCTTTGATGAGGGAAGAATAGACCATGTAAGAGTCAAGAGCACTGTCGGCGATAAAGGTTGAAAACTGATTGAATTGGAAATTATGGTTTAGGTTAATCAAAGCGGGAATAAGAGCTTTTGAATCAGAGATAGCTTTAGAAAAAGCAGGGTCTTGAGGGTCATCAGAAGAAGGACAGAAGGCAGGAGTGATTACAAGAGGTAAACCAAATCCATTAGTGATGATAGCGAATTTGTATCCATAGCAGAAATGACCATTAGCGAACATACGAGTAATATAAGGTGAAGCAGAAGCAGATTTGGGGAGGTTTGAGTATGTGAGATAATACACAGCAGAGGATGTAAGGTTAGGGTTTTGAGATTTAGTTTTTCTGAGCATAGATTGGATGAACTTAGGGTTATTTTCTTTGAGCATAGGGACTAAGGCAGTTGTGTCGAATATTACGCAAGAAGCAAGGTCAGGGTTTATTTCAAGTGCAATATTTTGAGCATATTTTGCGAGGTTATAAAAGACGTTTTCGATTTCGGAGCAAAAGATTTTTCTAAATCTTGAGAATGTAGAGATAGAGGGTATAGTATCGAAGTTGCAGAAAGATTTAAGCTGGTATGAGTTGAGCAAGACAGCACGGAGTTGAGTTAAGGTAGAGAATTTGAAGATTTTTTGGATGAAGAAAGCACATAACATAGATTGCAAAGAGAAGCATCTATGTTTACCGAAGTATTTATAGTAGGCTTTAAAGAAGGATTGAGGGATGAAGTTATTGATATTGATGTATTTGTTGAAGAAGCCAAGAAGGTTATGAGGGTTATTGAGAGCGAGGTTTTTAACGTCCTCATAAAGTTCTAAAAAAGAGAGTTGTTTATTATGATTTTTAAACATTTTATCCTCCTCCTCATAGAAAATATGTTTTATACAGTTATATTTTACACTATCTATGAGGAGGAAGGAATACTTTTTTGAAGATTATATAAAGCTTGATAATGCTCATCTTGAGCGTTTCTGCAAAAGGCTAAAAAATGCTTCAAAACAAGGAGGAATAGGTCTTTCAAAGCTTTTGTATGATTCTATGATAAAGAGAATTGAAAATGCATATAAATTCAAAGAGGAATAAAAAATGGCTGGCACAATCTTGCCAGCTTATTTTTTTGGTTTTATTGTTGAAAATGAAAATCAATAGGTGTAAAATATATTTAAAAACACATAAAAACAAAAAATTTTTCTTAATCCCAATTTTTTAACCGATTTCAAATTAATTTTTTATTTTGGGTTTGTGTCGAATGGAATTTGAACAAGGGGGTATTGTGAGAAGATGTATAAATTTATATTCACAGCATTTGGAGATGAGATAGCAAGCAGTTTGGATGAACAGATAGAGGTTTTAAAAAAACATGGTATTGAATATTTAGAGTTTCGGTCTGCAAATGGTAAAAATATTGCTGACTTTACTGAAAATGAAGCAAAGGAAGTTTTTAAAAAATTAAAAGATAGTGGTATAAAGGTTTCAGCAATAGGGTCTCCAATCGGCAAGGTTGATGTAAACTGCGACTTTGAAAAGTATCTTGACCTTTTTAAACATATCCTCAATCTTGCGCATATCCTTGAGACAAAATACATACGCATCTTTTCGTTTTATGTTCCAGAAGGTGAAGAAGATAAGTACACAGATGTTGTCATAGAAAGGCTTTCAAAGTTTACAGAGATTGCCAAGAAGGAAAATCTTGTTCTTCTTCACGAGAACGAAAAGGAGATATATGGAAACAATGCCGAAAGGTGTTTTAAAATCCTCTCCACAATCAACTCACCCAATTTGAGAGCAACATTTGACCCGGCAAATTTTGTTCAGTGCAAAGTAGAGGTTTATCCTCACGCATTTGAGCTTTTAAAGGATTACATTGAGTATGTTCACATAAAAGATGCAAAATTTTCAGACGGCAGTGTTACAGTTGCAGGTGAGGGTGATGGAAGAGTAAAAGATGTGATAGAAACACTAAAGAGGATGAGCTTTTGTGGTTTTTTATCAATAGAGCCTCATCTTAATAATAATCTTCCTGGTGGTGGACCTGAAAACTTTGCAAAGGCTTATAGGGCAATTAAAAAGATCATCGATGAGGAAGGAGAGAGTTGAAATGTCAAAGCTTAAGTTTGCTATTGCGGGCTGTGGGGTTATATCAAAGACACATGCAACCGCTATTTCAACCCTTTCAAGTGATGCTGAGCTTATTGCTGTGTGCGATATTGTAGAAGATAGAGCAAAAAAACTTGCGCAGGATTTTGGCATAAAAAAGATTTATACTGACTATGAAAAGATGCTTCTTGATCCTGAGATTGATGTTGTATCTATCTGTACACCTTCAGGTGTGCATTCTGACATGGCAGTTTTAGCAGCCGATAGCAAAAAACATGTCATTGTTGAAAAGCCAATGGATATAACATTATCTAAAGCTGACAGAATAATAGAAGCCCAGAACAGGAACAATGTGGTGATTTCTATAATTTCACAGCACAGATACAGCGATTGTATGCAACTTTTAAAAAGGCTCGCAAACGAAGGAAAGTTTGGCAACATAGTTTTAGCAACAAGTTACACTAAATGGTACAGGTCGCAAGAGTATTATGACAGCGGTAGCTGGCGCGGTACATGGAGCTTAGATGGCGGTGGTGCGCTCATGAACCAGTCTATACACTATATAGACATGATTCAGTGGATTGTTGGAAAGGTTGTAGAGGTGTATGCATATTGTGTAACCCGGGCACACAAGCGTATTGAAGTTGAAGACGGAGCAGTTGCAGCAGTCAAGTTTGAAAATGGTGCAATTGGTGAGATAGTTGGAACAACAAGTGCATATCCTGGTTTTGAAACGCGGCTTGAGATTTTTGGTGAAAAAGGCTCTGCAACAGCTGTTAACACCAGGCTTGAAAGTCTTTACTTCAAAGATGGGTCTGAGAAGGAGTATTTAGAGATCTATAAGAAAGAGGAAGATGGTCCTGTTGGAGCATCTTCTGCTGCAATCAAAGAAGAAGGACATGTAAGACAGTACAGAGATGTAATAAATGCTATAAAAACCGGAACAAAACCACTTATCCCCGCTGAGGAAGGTAGACATCCTGTTGAAATTATTTTGGCAATTTATCTTTCAAGTCTTACAGGAAAACCAGTAAAACTTCCTCTTGAAAGTGATGAGGAGGTTTTAAAAGAGATTGAAAAGATAAAAGGCAAAGGTTTTTGAGATTAGAAATAAAATTGAAAAATAGATGTAAAAAAGGGCTGATGCCTATTATATTTTACTGTTTTTGGCAACAGCCCTTTTTTATTTAATTTAACCTTCAAATTTAACCTTCAAAAAATTGCGTAACCTCTTTCAAGAGCTTTCTGATTGGCAAGTTTTGAGGACATTTTTCTTCACACAAACCGCACTCTACACAGTTTGAAGCTTTTTGTTCTACCTTTTCAGGCTTTAAATATGCTTCTTTTGTTTCTTCATACATGTTGTAGACCTTTGCGTCATTGTAAAGATTAAAGTTGCGGGGGATATCAACACCATTTGGACATGGAAGACAGTACTTGCAACCAGTACAATCAATAGGTTTTAACTCAAGGTATTTTTGAGTTACTTCATCTATGAGTTTCAGCTCATCCTCAGAAAGACATCCAACATACCCTTCGTCTGCGGTATTTATATTCTCAATCACCTGCTGCATTGAACTCATCCCGCTCAAAACAGTAGTAACTTCTTTTTGATTCCAGAGCCACAAAAATCCCCACTGTGCAGGTGTTCTTTTGATTTTTGCCTTATCCCATACCATTTGAACCTGCTCAGGGGGTTTTCTTGCAAGCTTTCCGCCCAAAAGTGGTTCCATTATTATAACTCCAAGACCTTTAGCGTGGGCATACTTCAAACCTTCTTCCCCTGCCTGATAGTTTCGGTTTAAATAATTGTACTGTATTTGACAGAATTCCCAGCCATTGTACTCATCAATTATTGTTTTGAACGTGTCAAGACTGTCATGGAAGGAAAAACCAATGTGTTTTATTTTGCCAAGGGACTTAACTTTTTCAATCCAGCTAAAAATGTCCATGTTCTTTAACATGTCCCATCTTTGTTTGTTTAGCGCATGTAAAAGATAAAAATCAATATAATCAGTGTCAAGCCTTTTTAGCTGTTCATCGAGTATCATATCTGCATCTTCAATTTTAGTAAGCTTCCATACAGGCAACTTTGTTGCAAGTTTTACTTTGTTTCTGTATCCCTCCTTTAAAGCTTTGCCAACAACAACTTCACTGTTTCCACCATGATAACCATACGCTGTGTCAATATAATTTACCCCATTGTCAATTGCATATCTTATCATCTCAATTGCCAAAGACTGGTTAATTTGAGATGAGTCGTCCCCATGAATGGGTAAACGCATACATCCAAACCCAAGCGCTGATACTTCAAAATCAATATTTGGAAACTTCCGATACTTCATCTTTTAAATCCTCCTTATATTGCAAGATGGTCTATTTAAAAACAAATGGCTTGAGAAGTTTATTATTCTCAAGCCATTATTTTATTTTAATAATTT is drawn from Caldicellulosiruptor diazotrophicus and contains these coding sequences:
- the mreB gene encoding rod shape-determining protein — translated: MAFGTDIGIDLGTATVLVYVRGKGIVLREPSVVAIEQTRKQILAVGEEARRMIGRTPGNIVAVRPLRDGVISDYEVTEAMLKYFLGKVLGKRVFFKPRVVVCVPSGVTEVEKRAVLDATYEAGAKQTFLIEEPIAAAIGAGLDISRPVGCMVIDIGGGTTDIAVISLGGAVVSESIKVAGDKFDEAIIRYIRKKHSVAIGERTAEELKINIGCAYKKPRVESMEVRGRSLLTGLPKTITVTSDEMLLALEEPVSAIIEAVHRVLENTPPELAADITSTGIVMTGGGSLLWGLDKLISEKTGIPTRIADDPVSCVALGTGKALESLDVLEASLIKDPRVR
- a CDS encoding flagellar hook-basal body protein, producing MIRGIYTSASGMILNQKLMDITANNVANVSTTGFKRDVAQVESFRNMLVYRIYDKVSSPDNAIGYMSLGSDVSRIVSDFSQGLYIKTDEPLNLAIRGNGFFTVEMPNNQGTQQILYTRNGAFTLNSRGELVTLDGFYVLGQNGRIVLQSGGQVRIDEQGNVYQNGRLVDRLRVVDFQDKQLLRKVGNNLFEADALSQPIPFSGKIIQGYLEGSNVNSVQEMVNMISVLRAYEANQKAFTIQDETLQKAVNEIARK
- the flgG gene encoding flagellar basal-body rod protein FlgG, whose translation is MMRALYSAALGMKAQQTNVDIISNNLANVNTTAFKKDKAEFKDLLYETLSRADVVAGDGKPVSLQIGHGVTISAITKSFAEGNLERTENPLDLAIQGEGFFVVSTPNGPRYTRDGSFKVSNVEGQIKLVTSDGYPVLAEGDTEIVLPETAISSITIDETGRITYKDQEGQIQDSGLKIKIVRFINPQGLLAEGKNLYNVSAASGEPVSEEEMEGQKSRILQGFLEMSNVQVVDEMVKLIIAQRAYEINSKAIQTADDMLSMANNLKR
- a CDS encoding rod-binding protein, which codes for MSDVSSIKIQAGYQQGISNSIIDKLEKAYSEKDKQKLKEACEEFEAIMLSTIFKQMQKSIPKGGLFKEGIADDIFNDMFVDEISKNASIAVCKMNRCTNHKIGIQE
- a CDS encoding transposase, translated to MFKNHNKQLSFLELYEDVKNLALNNPHNLLGFFNKYININNFIPQSFFKAYYKYFGKHRCFSLQSMLCAFFIQKIFKFSTLTQLRAVLLNSYQLKSFCNFDTIPSISTFSRFRKIFCSEIENVFYNLAKYAQNIALEINPDLASCVIFDTTALVPMLKENNPKFIQSMLRKTKSQNPNLTSSAVYYLTYSNLPKSASASPYITRMFANGHFCYGYKFAIITNGFGLPLVITPAFCPSSDDPQDPAFSKAISDSKALIPALINLNHNFQFNQFSTFIADSALDSYMVYSSLIKDFNFSKVIIPINPRNSNQTSYTPTSDPNITISQNGIPFCNKLNKPFIYEGLCNGKNRSPRIKWRCPCSQIKDNKRFCTCPHPCTTSKSGRMFYTYPDANLRYYPGIDRNSDQFYQLYKSRVTIEQTIFNLKSFLGHDTIFSYDHISLFSDFLLSAICMLLLFILSYAILKHHQNISYKKLQKLKKLIA
- a CDS encoding sugar phosphate isomerase/epimerase family protein, with amino-acid sequence MYKFIFTAFGDEIASSLDEQIEVLKKHGIEYLEFRSANGKNIADFTENEAKEVFKKLKDSGIKVSAIGSPIGKVDVNCDFEKYLDLFKHILNLAHILETKYIRIFSFYVPEGEEDKYTDVVIERLSKFTEIAKKENLVLLHENEKEIYGNNAERCFKILSTINSPNLRATFDPANFVQCKVEVYPHAFELLKDYIEYVHIKDAKFSDGSVTVAGEGDGRVKDVIETLKRMSFCGFLSIEPHLNNNLPGGGPENFAKAYRAIKKIIDEEGES
- a CDS encoding Gfo/Idh/MocA family protein, with protein sequence MSKLKFAIAGCGVISKTHATAISTLSSDAELIAVCDIVEDRAKKLAQDFGIKKIYTDYEKMLLDPEIDVVSICTPSGVHSDMAVLAADSKKHVIVEKPMDITLSKADRIIEAQNRNNVVISIISQHRYSDCMQLLKRLANEGKFGNIVLATSYTKWYRSQEYYDSGSWRGTWSLDGGGALMNQSIHYIDMIQWIVGKVVEVYAYCVTRAHKRIEVEDGAVAAVKFENGAIGEIVGTTSAYPGFETRLEIFGEKGSATAVNTRLESLYFKDGSEKEYLEIYKKEEDGPVGASSAAIKEEGHVRQYRDVINAIKTGTKPLIPAEEGRHPVEIILAIYLSSLTGKPVKLPLESDEEVLKEIEKIKGKGF
- a CDS encoding aldo/keto reductase, which gives rise to MKYRKFPNIDFEVSALGFGCMRLPIHGDDSSQINQSLAIEMIRYAIDNGVNYIDTAYGYHGGNSEVVVGKALKEGYRNKVKLATKLPVWKLTKIEDADMILDEQLKRLDTDYIDFYLLHALNKQRWDMLKNMDIFSWIEKVKSLGKIKHIGFSFHDSLDTFKTIIDEYNGWEFCQIQYNYLNRNYQAGEEGLKYAHAKGLGVIIMEPLLGGKLARKPPEQVQMVWDKAKIKRTPAQWGFLWLWNQKEVTTVLSGMSSMQQVIENINTADEGYVGCLSEDELKLIDEVTQKYLELKPIDCTGCKYCLPCPNGVDIPRNFNLYNDAKVYNMYEETKEAYLKPEKVEQKASNCVECGLCEEKCPQNLPIRKLLKEVTQFFEG